In one Pelecanus crispus isolate bPelCri1 chromosome 12, bPelCri1.pri, whole genome shotgun sequence genomic region, the following are encoded:
- the CBX4 gene encoding E3 SUMO-protein ligase CBX4, with amino-acid sequence MELPAVGEHVFAVESIEKKRIRKGRVEYLVKWRGWSPKYNTWEPEENILDPRLLIAFQNRERQEQLMGYRKRGPKPKPLVVQLPSFARRSNILTGLQDPAVDNRPKLDLGSSGKSQQHQYELNSKKHHQYQPNGKESGMKHQSHSKGKYYYQLNSKKHHHYQPDPKMYEPHYQPSSKEPQSQACLDSNKSPLVAHPDKWAHGPAKNLLGPVKNLAAESKNGAEKNLSSGTGPPPRDRVTSNGLGGKMKIVKNKNKNGRIVIVMSKYMENGMQAVKIKSGEPPRKRAAEERTPKKGGEEKLEAWRKPGEERVVGSNAPSKAEGEGWQPPAELEESPRKTPLAKELPLPPAEQPLQLTTKPDLVPWSLSPVCEHSPSSMGLNLSSPGSRKRCLSEPHTEREPGKKRLTSRSISAPTCLSPPAPERPEPPAPAQPEVILLDSDLDEPIDLRCVKPRAEGELALAQVKPEAPPAPAEKPAAEPPQPREAAEEEEEEEETESLQEFKPFFGNIIITDVTANCLTVTFKEYVTV; translated from the exons ATGGAGCTGCCGGCGGTGGGCGAGCACGTCTTCGCGGTGGAGAGCATCGAGAAGAAGCGGATCCGAAAG GGCAGAGTCGAGTACCTGGTGAAATGGAGGGGATGGTCGCCCAA ATATAACACGTGGGAGCCGGAGGAGAACATCCTGGACCCCCGGCTGCTCATCGCCTTCCAGAACAg GGAGCGGCAGGAGCAGCTCATGGGATACCGCAAGCGGGGGCCCAAGCCAAAGCCGCTGGTCGTGCAG CTTCCCTCCTTCGCCCGCCGCTCGAACATCCTCACGGGGCTGCAGGACCCTGCCGTGGACAACAGGCCGAAGCTGGATCTCGGCTCCTCCGGCaagagccagcagcaccagtATGAACTCAACAGCAAGAAGCATCACCAGTACCAGCCCAACGGCAAGGAGAGCGGCATGAAGCACCAgtcccacagcaaagggaagTATTACTACCAGCTGAACAGCAAGAAGCACCACCACTACCAGCCAGACCCCAAGATGTACGAGCCCCACTACCAgcccagcagcaaggagccGCAGAGCCAGGCCTGCTTGGACAGTAACAAGAGCCCCCTGGTCGCCCACCCGGACAAGTGGGCTCACGGCCCAGCCAAAAACCTGCTGGGCCCGGTCAAGAACCTCGCTGCGGAGAGCAAGAACGGGGCCGAGAAGAACCTGTCCAGCGGTACTGGGCCTCCCCCCAGGGACAGGGTGACCAGCAACGGCCTCGGGGGCAAGATGAAGATCGTcaagaacaagaacaagaacGGGCGCATCGTCATCGTCATGAGCAAGTACATGGAGAACGGGATGCAGGCGGTGAAGATCAAGTCCGGGGAGCCGCCCCGGAAGCGGGCTGCGGAGGAGAGGACTCCTAAGAAAGGTGGGGAGGAGAAGCTGGAGGCTTGGAGGAAGccaggggaggagagggtggTGGGCAGCAACGCCCCGAGCAAAGCGGAGGgcgagggctggcagccccccgCGGAGCTCGAGGAAAGTCCCCGAAAGACTCCCCTGGCCAAGGAGCTGCCCCTTCCTCCGGcggagcagcccctgcagctcACCACCAAGCCGGACCTCGTGCCCTGGTCCCTGAGTCCCGTCTGCGAGCACAGCCCTTCCTCCATGGGACTGAACCTCTCCAGCCCCGGCTCGCGGAAGCGCTGCCTGTCGGAGCCACACACGGAGCGGGAGCCGGGCAAGAAGCGCCTGACCTCCCGCAGCATCAGTGCCCCCACCTGCctcagccccccggccccggagcGGCCggagccgcccgcccccgcccagCCGGAGGTCATCCTGCTGGATTCGGACCTGGACGAGCCCATAGACTTGCGCTGCGTGAAACCGCGGGCGGAGGGCGAGCTGGCCTTGGCGCAGGTGAAGCCGGAGGCGCCGCCGGCGCCGGCCGAGAAACCGGCCGCGGAGCCTCCACAGCCCCGGGAGGccgcggaggaggaggaggaggaggaggagaccgAGTCCCTGCAGGAATTCAAGCCCTTCTTTGGGAATATAATTATCACAGACGTGACCGCAAACTGCCTGACCGTGACCTTCAAGGAGTACGTGACGGTGTGA